GGGAACAAAGCTAGGGGTTCAGCCTACGGTGGGCCAGGGACGGTAACTGCCGGCGTACCTGCTCGACCCTGTCCCGGTCGATTTCGGCGATCAGCACATTCCCTTCCATTTTTTCCTCTTCTTCTTCCACGCAGGCCAGTATCTCCCCCCACGGATCAACGATCATGCTGTGCCCCCAGGTTTTTCGGCCACCCGGATGGTTCCCGGCCTGTGCCGCCGCCAGGACATAGGCCTGGTTTTCAATGGCCCGGGCGCGCAGCAGGATCTCCCAGTGGGCCCGGCCGGTGGGGACGGTGAAGGCGGCGGGGACGCTGAGCAGCTGGCAGCCCTCGCGGGCGTAGTGGCGGTAGAGTTCGGGGAAGCGCAGGTCGTAGCAGATGCTGAACCCCAGAGTCCAGCCGGCGATATTCACGGAGACAGGACGTAATCCGGGAGCGATGGTCTCCGACTCCCGGTGACTTTCACCGGGAAGGTCGACGTCGAAGAGGTGAATCTTGTCGTAGCAGGCGAGGCAGGCCCCGTCAGGACCGAAAACCGGGCAGGCGTTGCGCAACCGGCCGCCATCGCCCTGGAGCAGAAGGGAACCGCCGATGATATGCATCCCGTATCGGGCGGCGCTTTCGGCCAGAAAGGGCAGGACGGTGGAGCAGGAGACCTCCTCGGCCAAATTCTGTCGTGCCCCCGGATTTGGGCTCATCAGCGCGAAATTTTCCGGCAAAACCGCCAGCTTTGCCCCTTGTCCGGCCGCTTTTTCCAGGAGATCGGCCGCGATCCGGAGATTGGCAGTCACGTTTTCGCCGGAACACATCTGTAAACAGGCTGTCCGCATGCGGCACCTCATAGCGTCAATTAAAAGGCATTTTCGCACAAAAAGGGGAAGGGAATCAAAAAGATCAGAGAGGGGTGAGGAAGAAGTGCGATCGGGGATGCTCGGGAGGTGGCTCGATCGTGCAGTTTCTGCGCGCCTGATCAGCAGCGCGATCCTTTGAAACATTCA
The genomic region above belongs to Syntrophotaleaceae bacterium and contains:
- a CDS encoding carbon-nitrogen hydrolase family protein, which translates into the protein MRTACLQMCSGENVTANLRIAADLLEKAAGQGAKLAVLPENFALMSPNPGARQNLAEEVSCSTVLPFLAESAARYGMHIIGGSLLLQGDGGRLRNACPVFGPDGACLACYDKIHLFDVDLPGESHRESETIAPGLRPVSVNIAGWTLGFSICYDLRFPELYRHYAREGCQLLSVPAAFTVPTGRAHWEILLRARAIENQAYVLAAAQAGNHPGGRKTWGHSMIVDPWGEILACVEEEEEKMEGNVLIAEIDRDRVEQVRRQLPSLAHRRLNP